A genome region from Oryzias latipes chromosome 2, ASM223467v1 includes the following:
- the abcb6 gene encoding ATP-binding cassette sub-family B member 6, mitochondrial — protein sequence MVVLQSYCEVNSPISITWVDEGISPCFYFTLVPTILLTIAIFLGTIHCVFYQKYGTTMEPKFIPRSRLYGFQLAVTVLLGLQSLGGTVYRAATAAELPGYAVLNGCFYVLAWGWAFALLRVERRRALLMDRTRGHSGALLAFWAVAFAAENLAFVSWYSPHWWWGLDTTEHQVQFALWLIRYSGAGLLFFIGLRAPGLPRRPYMLLINEDERDVEASAQSLLGRTEENLSTWQGFRKKVRLLVPYMWPRGNVFLQMLVLLCLGLLGVERAINVFVPIYYKNIVNALTDGSSWRSVATIVCIYVLLKLLQGGGAGSSGFVSNIRTFLWIRVQQFTNRVVEVQLFAHLHSLSLRWHLGRKTGDVLRSIDRGTSSINSLLSYIVFSIFPTIADIVISIIYFITYFNAWFGLIVFCCMALYLTLTIIITEWRTKYRREMNQMDNLTKTRAVDSLLNFETVKYYNAENYEVSRFEDAILKYQVSEWKTQASLAMLNQTQNVIIGSGLLAGSLLCAYFVTEGKFQVGDFVLFGTYIIQLYTPLNWFGTYYRMIQTSFIDMESMFKLFEEDQEVNDEVNAGNLLFKLGKVEFDGVYFSYTNGKEILRDVSFTVLPGQTVALVGPSGSGKSTIIRLVFRFYDVQGGCIRIDGQDIAKVKQTSLRAHVGVVPQDTVLFNDTIRENIRYGRISASDQEVEEAAMAADIHDKIMTFPDGYDTQVGERGLKLSGGEKQRVAIARTILKAPQIILLDEATSALDTQTERNIQASLTKVCATRTTIVVAHRLSTIIGADQILVISEGRIAERGRHEELLLKGGLYADMWLKQQQAQDADSGSDTEAKDCTSEKLQPPSTTSGNL from the exons ATGGTGGTCCTGCAGAGCTACTGTGAGGTCAACTCCCCCATCTCCATCACCTGGGTGGATGAGGGCATCTCCCCCTGCTTCTACTTCACCCTGGTCCCCACCATCCTGCTGACCATCGCCATCTTCCTGGGCACCATCCACTGCGTCTTCTACCAGAAGTACGGCACAACGATGGAGCCCAAGTTCATCCCGCGCTCCCGCCTCTACGGCTTCCAGCTGGCCGTGACGGTCCTGCTGGGGCTGCAGTCCCTGGGCGGGACGGTGTACCGGGCCGCCACCGCGGCCGAGCTGCCCGGGTATGCGGTGCTGAACGGCTGCTTCTACGTGCTGGCGTGGGGCTGGGCCTTCGCCCTGCTGCGGGTGGAGAGGAGGAGGGCCCTGCTGATGGACCGCACCCGGGGCCACAGCGGCGCCCTGCTGGCATTCTGGGCTGTGGCGTTCGCGGCGGAGAACCTGGCCTTTGTCTCCTGGTACAGCCCTCACTGGTGGTGGGGCCTGGACACCACAGAACACCAG GTGCAGTTCGCTCTGTGGCTGATCCGCTACAGCGGCGCCGGGCTGCTCTTCTTCATCGGCCTCAGAGCTCCGGGTTTGCCCCGCAGACCCTACATGCTCCTGATAAACGAAGACGAGCGCGACGTGGAGGCCAGCGCTCAG AGCTTACTGGGGAGAACGGAGGAGAACCTCTCCACCTGGCAGGGCTTCAGGAAGAAGGTCCGCCTGCTGGTTCCTTACATGTGGCCTCGGGGGAACGTCTTCCTCCAGATGCTTGTCCTCCTCTGCTTAGGGCTGCTGGGAGTCGAGCGGGCCATCAACGTCTTTGTACCGATTTACTACAAGAACATTG TTAATGCGCTGACTGAcggcagcagctggaggagtGTGGCCACCATCGTCTGCATCTACGTCCTGCTCAAGCTCCTGCAGGGCGGAGGCGCAG GGTCCTCCGGGTTCGTCAGCAACATCCGCACCTTCCTGTGGATCCGGGTGCAGCAGTTCACCAATCGGGTGGTGGAGGTGCAGCTCTTCGCCCACCTGCACTCCCTCTCTCTGCGCTGGCACCTGGGCCGTAAAACCGGCGACGTGCTGAGGAGCATCGACCGCGGCACCAGCTCCATCAACAGCCTGCTGAG CTACATCGTGTTCAGCATCTTCCCGACCATCGCCGACATCGTCATCTCCATCATCTACTTCATCACGTACTTCAACGCCTGGTTCGGCCTCATCGTCTTCTGCTGCATGGCTCTCTACCTCA CTCTGACCATCATCATCACCGAGTGGAGAACCAAGTACAGACGAGAGATGAATCAGATGGACAACCTCACCAAAACCAGAGCTGTGGACTCTTTGCTAAATTTTGAGACG GTCAAATACTACAACGCAGAAAACTACGAGGTCAGCCGGTTCGAGGACGCCATCCTGAAGTACCAG GTGTCAGAGTGGAAGACTCAGGCCTCGCTGGCCATGCTGAACCAGACGCAGAACGTCATCATCGGGTCAGGACTGCTGGCCGGGTCGCTGCTCTGCGCTTACTTTGTCACCGAGGGAAAATTCCAG GTTGGAGATTTCGTTCTCTTCGGCACCTACATCATCCAGCTTTACACCCCTCTGAACTGGTTCGGAACGTACTACAG AATGATCCAAACATCGTTTATTGACATGGAAAGTATGTTCAAGCTTTTTGAGGAAGATCAGGAG GTGAACGACGAGGTGAACGCCGGGAATCTGCTGTTCAAACTGGGGAAAGTGGAGTTCGACGGCGTTTACTTCAGCTACACAAACGG GAAGGAAATCCTCAGGGACGTGTCCTTCACCGTGCTCCCGGGACAGACGGTGGCGCTG GTGGGGCCCTCCGGATCGGGAAAGAGCACCATCATCCGCCTGGTCTTCCGCTTCTACGACGTTCAGGGAGGATGCATCCGCATCGACGGTCAGGATATCGCCAAA GTAAAGCAGACGTCTCTGCGGGCGCACGTGGGCGTGGTCCCCCAGGACACGGTCCTCTTCAACGACACCATCAGGGAGAACATCCGCTACGGCCGCATCTCCGCCAGCGaccaggaggtggaggaggcggcCATGGCCGCAGACATTCACGACAAAATCATGACCTTCCCCGACG GTTATGACACGCAGGTGGGGGAGAGAGGTCTGAAGCTGAGTGGAGGAGAGAAGCAGAGGGTGGCCATAGCCAGAACCATCCTCAAAGCGCCGCAGATCATCCTGCTGGACGAG gCTACATCTGCTCTGGACACGCAGACGGAGCGCAACATCCAGGCGTCCCTGACTAAAGTCTGCGCTACTCGCACTACAATTGTTGTTGCTCACAg GTTGTCCACCATCATCGGAGCGGATCAGATTCTGGTCATCAGCGAAGGTCGGATCGCCGAACGAGGCCG ACAcgaggagctgctgctgaaggGAGGTCTGTACGCAGACATGtggctgaagcagcagcaggcccAGGACGCCGACTCCGGGTCAGACACTGAAGCCAAAGACTGCAcgtctgagaagctgcagccgCCGTCCACCACCTCTGGCAACCTCTGA